A single genomic interval of Nocardia bhagyanarayanae harbors:
- a CDS encoding helix-turn-helix transcriptional regulator — translation METFVFDSEDLAATEAMLNSAYTKMRIGSRQERTRAQVAREMMGTVSDDQVDLTFDMAYRADPLGRVCLCDMQTGAIEESFADGSADTFVPGDLTLIAPPDEPFSGVVRSARYRLTMFDPNLLTQVASATPGRGAEPVRLTNHRPVSDTAVAELRQVIRWLREHVLAVPEARESSLIAASAGQCLAAGVLRAFPNTATPEPTSVDRRDAHPDTVRRAVAYIEAHAGEPISVADIAAGANVTIRAVQLAFRKHLDTTPMGYLRKVRLAGAHEQLVAASPGGGDTVTGVAAAWGFAHPGRFASSYRQAYGVAPQSTLQD, via the coding sequence ATGGAAACCTTCGTCTTCGACAGCGAGGATCTCGCCGCGACCGAGGCCATGCTGAATTCGGCATACACGAAGATGCGGATCGGCAGCCGTCAGGAGCGGACGCGAGCGCAGGTCGCGCGCGAGATGATGGGCACGGTCAGCGACGACCAGGTGGATCTGACGTTCGACATGGCCTACCGGGCCGATCCGCTCGGCCGGGTCTGTCTGTGCGACATGCAGACCGGCGCCATCGAGGAATCCTTCGCCGACGGCTCGGCGGATACCTTCGTCCCCGGCGACCTCACGCTCATCGCCCCGCCGGACGAGCCGTTCTCGGGCGTGGTGCGCAGCGCGCGCTATCGCCTGACGATGTTCGATCCGAACCTGCTCACCCAGGTGGCCTCGGCGACGCCGGGGCGAGGCGCGGAACCGGTCAGGTTGACCAACCACCGACCGGTGTCGGACACCGCGGTCGCCGAGTTGCGCCAAGTGATCCGGTGGCTGCGCGAACACGTCCTCGCCGTGCCGGAGGCGCGGGAATCGTCGCTGATCGCCGCCTCGGCGGGACAATGTCTCGCGGCAGGCGTGCTGCGGGCCTTCCCGAACACCGCGACGCCCGAACCGACGTCCGTCGACCGCCGAGACGCCCATCCGGACACCGTGCGCCGCGCCGTGGCCTACATCGAGGCGCACGCCGGCGAGCCGATCAGCGTCGCCGACATCGCGGCGGGCGCCAACGTCACCATCCGTGCCGTCCAGCTCGCGTTCCGCAAGCACCTCGACACGACGCCGATGGGCTATCTGCGGAAAGTGCGGCTGGCCGGTGCCCATGAGCAGTTGGTCGCGGCCTCTCCCGGCGGCGGGGACACCGTCACCGGCGTCGCCGCGGCGTGGGGTTTCGCCCATCCCGGCCGGTTCGCTAGCAGCTATCGCCAGGCC
- a CDS encoding Vms1/Ankzf1 family peptidyl-tRNA hydrolase, translating to MNIRQVAERNGPFATVCIDASHDTEDAAHQTELRWRSIHDQLAGDGASDRMLAALDAAIAETPPGEGRSGRLLIADDEAVLVDERLPDPPAREIVRVSPMPYLLPLIEKEAEQVPHVVAVVDRVGCDLRAVDEHGTAVGETVQGDEHPVHKVPGGGWAHLSMERRVEETVRRNIDEVAQEVSALADRVHADVVVLAGEVAARSALHNAMPKHGDIPEHGAEIVEIEAGGRAEGIDTEAFDSEVHQAVAHAAEQRRRAVLDRFAAERERPGGLAVAGLTATTEALRMANVDRLLIDESALGDRVVRVGSGPGQVDADGGGLVEETARACRADEALPVAALAVGASITPVGEDMTLPDGVGALLRHR from the coding sequence ATGAACATCCGACAAGTAGCCGAACGGAACGGACCGTTCGCCACGGTATGCATCGACGCCTCCCACGACACCGAGGACGCCGCGCACCAGACCGAGTTGCGCTGGCGTTCGATCCACGACCAGCTCGCCGGGGACGGCGCCTCGGACCGCATGCTGGCGGCCCTGGACGCCGCGATCGCGGAAACTCCCCCGGGCGAGGGCCGCTCGGGCCGGTTGCTCATCGCCGACGACGAGGCCGTGCTGGTCGACGAGCGGCTGCCCGATCCACCCGCGCGCGAGATCGTCCGGGTGTCACCGATGCCGTACCTGTTGCCGCTGATCGAGAAGGAAGCCGAGCAGGTGCCGCACGTGGTGGCGGTGGTCGATCGCGTGGGCTGTGATCTGCGCGCGGTCGACGAGCACGGCACGGCGGTCGGCGAGACGGTGCAGGGCGACGAGCATCCGGTGCACAAGGTGCCCGGTGGCGGCTGGGCGCACCTCTCGATGGAGCGGCGCGTCGAGGAGACCGTGCGGCGCAATATCGACGAGGTGGCGCAAGAGGTCTCCGCGCTCGCCGATCGGGTGCACGCCGATGTCGTAGTGCTGGCCGGGGAGGTCGCGGCGCGGTCCGCGCTGCACAATGCCATGCCCAAGCACGGCGACATCCCCGAGCACGGCGCCGAGATCGTCGAGATCGAGGCCGGTGGCCGGGCCGAGGGCATCGACACCGAGGCGTTCGACAGCGAGGTGCACCAAGCGGTCGCGCACGCCGCCGAACAGCGCAGGCGCGCCGTGCTCGACCGTTTCGCCGCCGAGCGGGAGCGCCCCGGCGGACTCGCGGTGGCCGGTCTCACCGCCACCACCGAGGCGCTGCGCATGGCGAACGTCGATCGTTTGCTGATCGACGAATCGGCGCTCGGCGATCGGGTGGTGCGCGTCGGCAGCGGGCCGGGACAGGTCGATGCCGACGGCGGCGGCCTCGTCGAGGAAACCGCCCGCGCCTGCCGCGCCGACGAAGCCCTTCCGGTGGCCGCCTTGGCCGTCGGTGCGTCGATCACACCGGTGGGCGAGGACATGACATTGCCCGATGGTGTCGGAGCCTTGCTCCGGCATCGGTGA
- a CDS encoding bifunctional heptose 7-phosphate kinase/heptose 1-phosphate adenyltransferase, with product MISGAPLVVVGDALLDIEVVGRADRHSPDAPVPVVDVTARSFRPGGAGLAALLSARDVDDVVLVAGFADDSAGERLRALLPKGIRLVRLPFAGSTVCKERVRAVGPCAGPSVDGVPAPITRLDSGDGRVTDEPLDEDVRTAIGSARAVLIADYGRGAAAHPEIRALIEARARRAPVVWDPHPRGPEPVRGAALVTPNRDEAERFVPGGTEFGSRARTLTDRWAAKAVAVTLGAEGAVLYCRGLPGVVPVPLPVERRASANADTCGAGDRFASAAAVAMADGAGTEKSVRHAVASAAEFVRAGAASAFAITQTEAAMRLRVFATESAHTARNEVRNEG from the coding sequence GTGATCTCCGGAGCCCCGCTTGTCGTGGTCGGCGACGCGCTGCTCGACATCGAGGTGGTCGGCCGTGCCGACCGGCACAGCCCGGACGCCCCGGTCCCGGTGGTCGACGTGACCGCGCGCTCGTTCCGTCCCGGCGGCGCGGGACTGGCCGCGCTGCTCAGCGCCCGCGACGTCGACGACGTCGTGCTGGTCGCCGGTTTCGCCGACGATTCGGCGGGTGAACGGCTGCGCGCGTTGCTGCCCAAGGGAATTCGCCTCGTCCGCTTGCCGTTCGCGGGCAGCACGGTGTGCAAGGAGCGCGTGCGGGCGGTGGGCCCGTGCGCGGGCCCGAGCGTGGACGGCGTCCCCGCTCCGATCACCCGGCTCGACTCCGGAGACGGACGCGTGACCGACGAGCCCCTCGACGAGGACGTGCGGACCGCCATCGGATCGGCCCGTGCCGTGCTGATCGCCGACTACGGTCGCGGCGCGGCGGCGCACCCGGAGATCCGCGCCCTCATCGAGGCGCGGGCCCGCCGGGCGCCGGTCGTCTGGGACCCGCATCCCCGCGGTCCAGAGCCGGTGCGCGGCGCCGCGCTGGTCACGCCGAACCGGGACGAGGCCGAACGATTCGTGCCCGGCGGCACCGAGTTCGGCAGTCGCGCGCGGACGCTGACCGATCGGTGGGCGGCCAAGGCCGTCGCGGTGACGCTCGGCGCGGAGGGCGCGGTGTTGTACTGCCGGGGACTGCCCGGCGTCGTGCCGGTCCCCCTTCCGGTCGAGCGCCGCGCGTCGGCGAACGCGGACACCTGCGGTGCGGGCGACCGGTTCGCCTCCGCCGCCGCCGTCGCGATGGCCGACGGAGCCGGTACGGAGAAATCGGTGCGGCACGCGGTCGCCTCCGCTGCCGAATTCGTCCGCGCCGGTGCGGCTTCCGCCTTCGCCATCACGCAGACCGAAGCAGCGATGCGGCTCCGGGTATTCGCCACGGAGTCCGCGCACACAGCGAGGAACGAGGTGAGAAACGAAGGATGA
- a CDS encoding D-sedoheptulose-7-phosphate isomerase codes for MSSAEYRQSSPVTVELEEHFDALVAALGRNLRPAVARVLSWGEQLAAVYDRGGRLFACGNGGSAAEAQHLTAELTGRFRGERRPLSAISLHAETSSLTAILNDYGTDEMFARQLRAHGRPGDVLIALSTSGSSANVIAAAKAGHEIGLATWAMTGPSPNTLAALCDDAIPIEADTVATVQEMHLVLVHSLCAAVEAALEADS; via the coding sequence GTGAGCAGCGCAGAGTATCGGCAGAGCAGCCCGGTTACGGTGGAGCTGGAGGAGCACTTCGACGCGCTCGTCGCGGCCCTCGGTCGCAATCTTCGCCCCGCGGTCGCGCGGGTGCTGTCCTGGGGCGAGCAACTCGCCGCCGTGTACGACCGCGGCGGGCGTTTGTTCGCGTGCGGCAACGGCGGAAGCGCCGCGGAAGCGCAACATCTGACCGCCGAGCTGACCGGCCGGTTCCGAGGCGAACGCCGACCGCTGTCGGCCATCTCGCTGCACGCCGAAACCTCCAGTCTCACCGCGATCCTCAACGACTACGGAACCGACGAGATGTTCGCCAGGCAACTGCGCGCCCACGGCCGCCCCGGCGATGTCCTGATCGCCCTGTCCACCAGCGGCTCGAGCGCCAATGTCATCGCCGCCGCCAAGGCCGGACACGAGATCGGCCTGGCCACCTGGGCGATGACCGGACCGTCGCCCAACACGCTCGCCGCGCTGTGCGACGACGCGATACCGATCGAAGCCGACACCGTCGCCACCGTGCAGGAAATGCATCTGGTGCTCGTGCATTCGCTGTGCGCGGCGGTGGAGGCCGCACTCGAGGCGGATTCGTGA
- a CDS encoding glycosyltransferase family 9 protein: MTGHVLTARLDSVGDVLVTGPAVRAVAARAERVTFLAGPRGRAAAELLPGVDRVLEFQAGWVDFDPPPVTATAIERLRSSIAALAVDEALIFTSFHQSPLPLALVLRTAGVGRICAISTDYPGSLLDVRHRPDEDLPEPVRAVSLARAAGYPATDTSLRVRPDLPDARTLAGEPGYVVVHPGAAVPARRPSPRRSASIVAALRRAGHRVLVTGGPEERELTATVAGEVAEDLGGATDLPMLAAVLRDARVVVAPNTGAAHLAAAVGTPVVSLFAPVVPALRWAPHGVPTVVLGDQAAPCAGSRARACPMPGHPCLDGIADEAVVAAVAKLAAVERTALDRDGLAERTA, translated from the coding sequence ATGACGGGACACGTGCTGACGGCCCGGCTCGACAGCGTCGGCGACGTGCTCGTCACCGGCCCCGCGGTCCGGGCCGTCGCGGCGCGGGCGGAGCGGGTGACGTTCCTGGCCGGGCCGCGCGGGCGGGCGGCCGCCGAACTGCTGCCCGGTGTGGACCGGGTGCTCGAATTCCAGGCGGGCTGGGTGGATTTCGATCCGCCGCCGGTGACCGCGACCGCGATCGAGCGCCTTCGCTCCTCGATCGCGGCCCTCGCCGTGGACGAGGCGCTGATCTTCACCTCGTTCCACCAGTCCCCGCTGCCGCTCGCGCTCGTACTGCGCACCGCGGGCGTCGGCCGGATCTGCGCGATCAGCACCGACTATCCCGGCTCGCTGCTGGACGTGCGGCACCGGCCGGACGAGGATCTGCCCGAGCCGGTCCGGGCCGTGTCCCTGGCTCGGGCGGCCGGTTATCCGGCGACCGACACGTCGTTGCGGGTCCGCCCCGACCTGCCGGACGCACGAACGCTGGCGGGCGAGCCCGGCTACGTGGTCGTCCATCCCGGCGCGGCCGTCCCCGCGCGGCGGCCGTCGCCGCGACGGTCGGCGTCGATCGTCGCGGCGCTGCGGCGTGCGGGGCATCGGGTGCTGGTCACGGGTGGACCTGAGGAGCGGGAGCTGACCGCGACCGTCGCGGGCGAGGTCGCCGAGGACCTGGGCGGCGCGACCGACCTACCGATGCTGGCCGCAGTGTTGCGCGACGCCCGGGTGGTCGTCGCGCCCAATACCGGGGCCGCGCACCTGGCGGCGGCGGTGGGCACGCCGGTCGTCTCGCTGTTCGCTCCCGTGGTTCCCGCGCTGCGCTGGGCGCCGCACGGCGTGCCCACGGTCGTGCTCGGCGACCAGGCCGCGCCTTGCGCGGGCTCGCGCGCCAGAGCCTGCCCGATGCCCGGCCATCCGTGCCTGGACGGCATCGCCGACGAAGCCGTCGTCGCGGCCGTGGCGAAGCTGGCGGCTGTCGAGCGCACCGCGCTCGACCGGGACGGCCTCGCCGAGCGCACCGCCTGA
- a CDS encoding SDR family oxidoreductase gives MNQPTKNELGTVLITGGASGLGAATVDAVQAAGGVAIVIDRDKPDTDVPWEYADLAYSEDAERAVRSLIARTGGRLDAVFTAAGTDACGKLDDVATEDWERVVRVNLLGTAAVIRAALPALRASRGTIVTCASTLGLKALPDATAYCASKFGVVGLTRALAAETAGEVGVTLLIPGGMHTAFFDGRPAQYAPPPDIQLNKPEDVAAAAVFAMSQPPGCEIREMVVCHSTERSWP, from the coding sequence GTGAATCAACCGACGAAGAACGAACTCGGCACCGTCCTGATCACCGGCGGCGCGTCCGGACTCGGCGCCGCGACCGTCGACGCCGTGCAAGCCGCGGGCGGCGTCGCCATCGTCATCGACCGCGACAAACCCGACACCGACGTTCCCTGGGAGTACGCGGATCTGGCGTACTCCGAGGACGCGGAGCGCGCGGTGCGGTCGCTGATCGCCCGCACGGGCGGGCGGCTGGACGCGGTGTTCACCGCCGCGGGCACCGATGCCTGCGGCAAACTGGACGACGTCGCGACCGAGGACTGGGAGCGCGTCGTGCGGGTCAACCTGCTCGGCACCGCCGCGGTCATCCGCGCCGCGCTGCCCGCGTTGCGTGCCAGTCGCGGCACCATCGTCACCTGCGCCTCGACCCTCGGCCTCAAGGCGCTACCCGACGCGACCGCCTACTGCGCCTCGAAGTTCGGCGTGGTCGGCCTGACCAGGGCACTGGCCGCCGAGACCGCCGGCGAAGTCGGCGTCACCCTGCTGATACCCGGCGGCATGCACACCGCCTTCTTCGACGGCAGGCCCGCCCAATACGCACCGCCGCCGGACATCCAGCTCAACAAGCCGGAAGACGTGGCCGCCGCCGCGGTGTTCGCCATGTCGCAGCCGCCCGGCTGCGAGATCAGGGAGATGGTCGTGTGCCATTCGACCGAGCGCTCGTGGCCGTGA